A DNA window from Brenneria izadpanahii contains the following coding sequences:
- the zapB gene encoding septal ring assembly protein ZapB codes for MSFEVFEKLEAKVQQAIDTITLLQMEIEELKEKNNALSQDVQAAVSSREALVRENEQLKEEQTMWQERLRALLGKMEEV; via the coding sequence ATGTCATTTGAAGTGTTTGAGAAGCTGGAAGCGAAAGTTCAGCAAGCGATTGATACTATTACATTGTTACAAATGGAAATTGAAGAGCTGAAAGAAAAAAACAACGCCTTGTCGCAAGATGTTCAGGCTGCGGTAAGTTCCCGTGAAGCGCTGGTGCGTGAAAACGAGCAACTGAAAGAAGAACAAACGATGTGGCAGGAGCGTCTGCGCGCCCTGTTAGGGAAGATGGAAGAAGTCTAA
- a CDS encoding MIP/aquaporin family protein: protein MSQSENSTLKGQCIAEFLGTGLLIFFGVGCVAALKLAGASFGQWEISIIWGLGVAMAIYLTAAISGAHLNPAVTIALWLFACFERRKVIPYILAQIAGAFCAAALVYGLYYNLFVNFEQTHNMVRGSVESLNLAGIFSTYPHPLVSVMQAFLIEMVITSIMVGLIMALTDDGNGIPRGPLAPLLIGILIAVIGASMGPLTGFALNPARDFGPKLFAYLAGWGEIAFTGGRDIPYFLVPIFGPIVGACLGAFGYRAVIARNLPCDVCKADNETTVRTESH, encoded by the coding sequence ATGAGCCAATCAGAAAATTCAACCCTTAAAGGCCAGTGTATCGCCGAATTCCTAGGCACCGGCCTACTGATTTTTTTCGGCGTCGGTTGCGTCGCCGCACTAAAATTGGCAGGAGCCAGCTTCGGGCAATGGGAAATCAGCATCATCTGGGGTTTGGGCGTGGCAATGGCCATCTACCTGACCGCGGCTATTTCCGGCGCCCATCTCAATCCGGCGGTCACTATCGCCCTATGGCTGTTTGCCTGCTTTGAACGCAGAAAAGTCATCCCCTACATCCTGGCCCAGATAGCAGGCGCATTCTGCGCCGCCGCACTGGTCTACGGCCTGTATTACAACCTGTTCGTGAATTTTGAACAGACGCATAACATGGTGCGCGGCAGCGTAGAAAGCCTGAATCTCGCCGGTATCTTCTCTACTTATCCACACCCCCTGGTTTCCGTTATGCAGGCGTTTCTGATCGAAATGGTGATCACCTCCATAATGGTGGGTCTGATCATGGCGTTGACCGACGATGGCAACGGCATCCCGCGCGGGCCGTTGGCGCCATTACTGATCGGTATTTTAATCGCCGTCATCGGCGCTTCTATGGGGCCGCTTACCGGCTTTGCGCTGAACCCGGCGCGCGACTTTGGTCCCAAACTGTTCGCCTATCTGGCCGGGTGGGGAGAAATCGCCTTCACGGGAGGACGCGATATTCCTTATTTCCTGGTGCCGATTTTCGGTCCCATAGTCGGCGCCTGCCTGGGAGCATTTGGCTACCGCGCCGTTATCGCCCGTAATCTGCCTTGCGATGTCTGCAAAGCCGACAACGAAACCACTGTACGCACCGAGAGCCATTAG
- the rraA gene encoding ribonuclease E activity regulator RraA — translation MKYDTSELCDIYHEEVNVVEPLFSNFGGRTSFGGQITTVKCFEDNGLLYDLLEENGSGRVLLIDGGGSVRRALINAELARLAVQNEWEGIVIYGAVRQVDDLAELDIGIQAMAAIPVGAASEGIGESDIRVNFGGVTFFSGDHLYADNTGIILAEDPLDIE, via the coding sequence ATGAAATACGATACTTCCGAACTGTGCGATATTTATCACGAAGAGGTGAATGTTGTTGAACCTCTGTTCTCTAATTTTGGCGGGCGTACTTCATTTGGTGGGCAAATCACCACGGTGAAATGTTTTGAGGATAACGGCCTGCTTTATGACCTGCTGGAAGAGAACGGCAGCGGGCGCGTACTCCTGATCGACGGCGGCGGTTCGGTACGCCGGGCGTTAATCAACGCGGAATTGGCAAGATTGGCCGTCCAGAACGAATGGGAAGGCATTGTCATCTATGGAGCCGTGCGCCAGGTGGACGATCTGGCTGAACTGGATATCGGCATCCAGGCAATGGCGGCAATCCCGGTGGGCGCGGCCAGCGAAGGGATCGGCGAGAGCGACATTCGCGTTAATTTCGGCGGCGTGACTTTCTTCTCAGGCGATCATCTCTACGCGGATAATACGGGGATCATTCTGGCGGAAGATCCGCTGGATATCGAATAA
- the glpK gene encoding glycerol kinase GlpK, producing MNPEKKYIVALDQGTTSSRAVVLDHDANIISVSQREFSQIYPKAGWVEHDPMEIWASQSSTLVEVLAKADINSDEVAGIGITNQRETTIVWEKDTGKPIYNAIVWQCRRTAEICEQLKKDGLEEYIRNTTGLVVDPYFSGTKVKWILDHVEGSRERAQRGELLFGTVDTWLIWKMTQGRVHVTDYTNASRTMLFNIHTLEWDDRLLQALDIPREMLPEVHSSSEVYGQTNIGGKGGTRIPIAGIAGDQQAALYGQLCVHPGMAKNTYGTGCFLLMNTGTEAVLSKHGLLTTIACGPRGEVNYALEGSVFVGGASIQWLRDELKLIGESMDSEYFATKVKDTNGVYVVPAFTGLGAPYWDPYARGAIFGLTRGVNANHIIRATLESIAYQTRDVLDAMQADANTRLKALRVDGGAVANNFLMQFQSDILGTRVERPEVREVTALGSAFLAGLATGFWNDLDEVKSKATIEREFRPSIETVERNFRYKGWQKAVARAREWEEHDE from the coding sequence ATGAACCCGGAAAAAAAATACATTGTCGCTCTCGATCAGGGAACCACCAGCTCCCGCGCCGTGGTGCTGGATCACGACGCCAACATCATCAGCGTCTCACAGCGTGAATTCAGCCAAATTTATCCGAAAGCCGGCTGGGTGGAACACGATCCGATGGAGATATGGGCCTCGCAAAGTTCCACTTTGGTGGAAGTGCTGGCCAAAGCCGATATCAATTCCGATGAAGTTGCGGGTATCGGCATCACCAACCAGCGTGAAACCACCATCGTCTGGGAGAAGGATACCGGTAAACCGATTTACAATGCCATCGTCTGGCAGTGCCGCCGCACGGCGGAAATCTGCGAACAGTTGAAGAAAGACGGTCTGGAAGAGTATATCCGTAACACTACCGGGCTGGTCGTCGACCCTTACTTTTCAGGCACTAAAGTTAAATGGATCCTGGATCACGTTGAAGGATCGCGCGAGCGCGCCCAGCGCGGCGAACTGCTGTTCGGCACGGTCGATACCTGGCTGATCTGGAAAATGACCCAGGGACGCGTCCACGTCACCGATTACACTAACGCATCCCGCACCATGCTGTTCAATATCCATACGCTTGAGTGGGATGACCGCCTGTTGCAGGCGCTGGATATTCCACGGGAGATGCTGCCGGAAGTTCACTCCTCTTCGGAAGTTTATGGTCAAACCAACATTGGCGGTAAAGGGGGCACGCGTATTCCCATTGCCGGCATCGCGGGCGATCAGCAGGCGGCGTTGTATGGTCAGCTGTGCGTTCACCCCGGCATGGCCAAAAACACTTACGGCACCGGCTGCTTCCTGCTGATGAATACCGGTACGGAAGCCGTACTGTCGAAACACGGTCTGCTGACCACCATTGCCTGCGGTCCGCGCGGTGAAGTCAATTACGCCCTGGAAGGCTCCGTTTTCGTCGGCGGCGCGTCCATTCAGTGGCTGCGCGATGAACTGAAACTGATTGGCGAGTCCATGGATTCGGAATACTTCGCCACCAAAGTGAAGGATACCAACGGCGTCTACGTCGTCCCCGCCTTTACCGGGCTCGGCGCCCCCTACTGGGATCCGTATGCCCGCGGCGCGATCTTCGGCCTGACCCGCGGCGTGAACGCCAATCACATCATTCGCGCCACGCTGGAATCTATCGCTTACCAAACCCGCGACGTGCTGGACGCCATGCAGGCGGACGCAAATACTCGCCTGAAGGCTCTGCGGGTGGATGGCGGCGCCGTTGCCAACAACTTCCTGATGCAATTCCAGTCCGATATTCTCGGCACTCGCGTGGAACGTCCGGAAGTCCGTGAGGTCACGGCGCTGGGCTCCGCCTTCCTGGCCGGTCTGGCGACCGGATTCTGGAACGATCTGGATGAAGTGAAAAGCAAAGCCACGATTGAACGCGAATTCCGCCCCAGTATCGAAACCGTTGAACGCAACTTCCGCTATAAAGGCTGGCAAAAGGCCGTCGCGCGCGCCCGCGAGTGGGAAGAACACGACGAGTAA